A window from Gottschalkiaceae bacterium SANA encodes these proteins:
- a CDS encoding tryptophanase, with protein sequence MKYMTAEPFRIKMVEHIKKSTKAERQQSLEEAQFNAFRLKAEDVYIDCLTDSGTSAMSNEQWAALMLGDESYAGCKSFYKLEASVQDVFGMEYVQPTHQGRAADFIMAQIYAEKGKYAIGNMHFDTFRGNAEMLGALAVDYVIDEGMDSSSAAHPFKGNIDLNKMQELIDEKGKENISVVIITITCNNNGGQPVSMENIRQVSELAAKYDIPVVMDSARMAENAYFIQQREEGYQDKAIKEITREMFSYCETATMSSKKDGMVNMGGLFVTRNKEIYQQANVMAIVHEGFITYGGMSGRDMEALAVGLQEGCDEQYLEYRINQVKYLGDKLKERGIPIIEPTGGHGVYVDGRRFFPQIPQNEFPSQRLVVALYEEAGVRAVELGACAFGSKDKESGEPIWPELETMRIAISRRVYTNSHMDVIANALGDIYDNRETYKGMKLVYEGPITSLRHFTAGFELL encoded by the coding sequence ATGAAGTATATGACAGCAGAGCCATTTCGAATTAAAATGGTCGAACACATCAAGAAGTCAACAAAGGCAGAACGTCAGCAATCCCTTGAGGAAGCGCAATTCAATGCATTCCGTTTAAAGGCGGAGGATGTTTACATAGACTGCCTGACTGACAGTGGAACTTCGGCTATGAGTAACGAGCAATGGGCAGCCTTGATGTTGGGTGACGAGTCCTACGCGGGTTGCAAAAGTTTTTATAAATTAGAGGCATCGGTACAGGATGTTTTCGGTATGGAATATGTACAACCGACACATCAGGGACGTGCGGCTGATTTCATTATGGCGCAGATCTATGCAGAAAAAGGAAAATATGCCATTGGTAATATGCATTTTGACACCTTTAGAGGAAATGCAGAAATGCTGGGGGCCTTGGCAGTTGATTATGTTATTGACGAGGGCATGGATTCTTCTAGTGCCGCTCATCCTTTCAAGGGAAATATTGATTTGAATAAAATGCAGGAATTGATTGATGAGAAGGGCAAAGAGAATATTAGTGTTGTCATTATCACCATCACTTGCAACAACAATGGGGGTCAACCCGTATCCATGGAGAATATTCGCCAGGTGTCGGAATTGGCAGCCAAGTACGACATTCCTGTGGTTATGGACTCAGCCCGCATGGCGGAAAATGCTTACTTTATTCAACAGCGGGAAGAAGGCTACCAAGACAAAGCCATTAAGGAAATCACAAGAGAGATGTTCTCTTATTGTGAAACAGCAACCATGAGCTCGAAAAAAGACGGCATGGTAAATATGGGTGGACTATTTGTTACCCGAAACAAAGAAATTTATCAGCAAGCCAATGTGATGGCCATTGTACATGAAGGTTTTATTACCTACGGTGGCATGAGCGGCCGTGATATGGAAGCCTTGGCAGTTGGACTTCAAGAAGGTTGCGATGAGCAGTATTTGGAGTATCGCATTAATCAAGTCAAGTACTTGGGCGATAAATTAAAAGAACGGGGCATTCCAATTATCGAACCAACCGGTGGACATGGTGTTTATGTAGACGGTCGTCGATTCTTTCCACAGATTCCACAGAATGAATTTCCATCACAACGCTTGGTCGTTGCCCTTTATGAAGAGGCAGGCGTGCGAGCGGTTGAATTAGGAGCCTGCGCCTTCGGATCCAAAGACAAAGAAAGCGGAGAGCCGATTTGGCCAGAACTGGAAACCATGCGAATTGCAATTTCTCGCCGGGTATACACCAATTCTCACATGGATGTTATTGCCAATGCATTGGGCGATATTTACGATAATAGAGAGACCTATAAGGGCATGAAGCTTGTCTACGAAGGACCCATTACATCTCTTCGTCACTTTACGGCAGGATTCGAACTTCTATAA
- a CDS encoding pentose-5-phosphate 3-epimerase: MKHIKIAAGLAHVNYGHIADVVRQADEAGADYIHSDAADMHDLKNMQLMGGHQIVEAIRPITEKPIECHIYTETMDRLFIEKIAAAGANMLVLPAEHFIGAPLAYIINYCREFGIKIGLTIGCYTPLSFVEESINDIDRLHVVVHGVDETDGADNWGWRKSAPDLVRRARALIDEKNPRCELAIDGGLRFNNMDPLIACNPDIVILSSAIFKHPDGIKAGTKACREAIDAAAIKYGLE; encoded by the coding sequence ATGAAACACATTAAAATTGCGGCGGGCTTGGCTCATGTTAATTATGGACATATTGCCGATGTAGTACGACAAGCAGATGAGGCGGGTGCGGATTATATACATTCCGATGCAGCCGATATGCATGACTTGAAAAACATGCAATTGATGGGTGGTCATCAAATCGTTGAGGCGATTCGTCCCATTACGGAAAAACCAATTGAATGCCATATCTATACAGAGACCATGGATCGACTTTTTATTGAGAAAATTGCAGCGGCGGGTGCCAATATGCTGGTCTTGCCGGCAGAGCACTTTATTGGAGCGCCTTTGGCTTATATCATCAATTACTGCCGAGAGTTTGGCATTAAGATCGGCTTAACCATTGGTTGCTACACACCATTGAGTTTTGTGGAAGAATCCATTAACGATATCGATCGACTTCATGTGGTTGTACACGGAGTGGATGAAACCGACGGCGCCGACAACTGGGGTTGGAGAAAATCTGCACCGGATCTTGTTAGACGTGCACGCGCCTTGATTGACGAGAAAAATCCTCGTTGTGAGCTTGCCATTGACGGCGGATTGCGATTCAATAACATGGATCCATTGATTGCTTGCAACCCGGATATTGTGATTCTTTCGTCAGCGATCTTCAAGCATCCAGACGGAATTAAAGCCGGAACCAAAGCATGCCGAGAAGCGATTGATGCGGCAGCAATAAAATACGGTCTGGAATAA
- a CDS encoding transcription antiterminator, protein MKSRTLRIIKILIHADQVLTISEIAEELSVSTKTIRNDLKEVESLLADKQVKLVKKTGVGIALVGNETEKFRIYNHYANVKEIKTDYTSRDRRLYILQQLLLARKLPTVTSLQEELFVSRPSVYKDLDKVREWLAKREIELVFHADKTLVLHAGEKRIRKAIADLFLQSESYDKLVEMMERAQGETAYASMNFFSYGQKTDLFTVEEEDVNDLVDLIEERLGITFVTADRIRLMIRIGIAITRLKAGYRVTLWPETLLDLSTLPIFDRVKGLNAFAQQRFDVFLPEEEWAYLLGLVLASKTHTETPGWNASQKLMVINRIATNEIVETAKKFYRIEHEEVFFLGLSHHLQSVFNKIKYDKNFENDHLEEIKKTYSDAYRIAEKSRQIFEDIFSSPIPDEEVGYIAMHIAAAVERSKRPLKTVIVYYRNYGEIKLMKEVLKNEFHQLELGKVYPVDRMQTIDWSQVDLVISSRDVTVPKDVHSLVLPTVFLKHDLNRVSKLIREYYEEVNRKRLVRLQN, encoded by the coding sequence GTGAAAAGCCGAACCCTGAGAATTATCAAAATTTTAATCCACGCCGATCAAGTACTGACAATCTCGGAAATTGCAGAGGAGCTTTCTGTATCCACCAAAACGATACGAAATGATTTAAAAGAGGTAGAAAGCCTCTTGGCCGACAAACAAGTGAAGTTGGTGAAGAAAACGGGCGTGGGCATTGCCTTGGTGGGTAATGAAACCGAGAAGTTTCGGATCTACAATCACTATGCCAATGTAAAAGAAATAAAGACGGATTACACATCCCGAGATCGGCGTCTTTATATTCTTCAGCAATTGCTGTTGGCTAGAAAGCTACCAACAGTGACTAGCCTGCAGGAAGAACTGTTTGTAAGCCGCCCTTCCGTATATAAGGATTTGGACAAGGTGCGTGAGTGGTTGGCTAAGCGAGAGATTGAACTGGTCTTTCACGCCGATAAAACCCTGGTGCTTCATGCAGGAGAAAAGCGGATCCGCAAAGCGATTGCAGATCTCTTTTTACAGAGCGAGTCTTATGACAAGCTTGTAGAAATGATGGAGCGTGCACAGGGAGAGACAGCCTACGCGTCCATGAACTTCTTTTCCTACGGCCAGAAAACAGATCTCTTTACGGTAGAGGAAGAGGATGTGAATGACTTGGTCGATTTAATAGAAGAACGGCTAGGCATCACCTTTGTAACGGCGGACCGCATTCGACTCATGATTCGCATAGGCATTGCCATCACGCGGTTAAAGGCGGGGTATCGAGTGACCCTTTGGCCGGAAACGTTGTTGGATTTATCCACCCTGCCCATCTTTGATCGAGTTAAGGGTCTCAACGCATTTGCCCAGCAACGCTTTGATGTCTTTTTGCCAGAAGAGGAGTGGGCCTATCTTTTGGGCTTGGTACTTGCTTCAAAAACCCATACGGAAACACCGGGATGGAATGCAAGCCAGAAGTTGATGGTGATCAACCGGATTGCAACCAACGAGATTGTGGAAACTGCCAAGAAATTTTACCGAATTGAGCATGAAGAGGTCTTCTTTTTGGGCTTAAGCCATCACCTGCAGTCTGTTTTTAATAAGATTAAATATGATAAAAATTTTGAGAATGATCATTTGGAAGAAATTAAAAAAACATATTCAGACGCTTATCGAATTGCTGAGAAGAGTCGACAGATTTTTGAAGATATTTTTTCTTCTCCCATTCCCGATGAAGAAGTGGGTTATATAGCCATGCACATTGCGGCAGCAGTGGAGCGGTCCAAGCGTCCATTGAAAACGGTGATTGTTTACTATCGTAATTATGGCGAAATCAAGTTGATGAAAGAGGTGTTAAAGAATGAATTTCATCAATTGGAACTGGGTAAGGTTTATCCCGTGGATCGGATGCAAACCATTGATTGGAGCCAGGTAGATCTGGTGATTTCCTCGCGAGATGTGACGGTTCCAAAGGACGTTCACTCCCTTGTGCTGCCAACGGTTTTTTTGAAGCATGATTTGAATCGGGTAAGCAAATTAATTCGAGAATACTATGAAGAAGTCAACCGAAAACGCCTTGTTCGTTTGCAAAACTAG
- a CDS encoding PAS domain-containing protein → MLAQYKPIVKFLAKFLGEDAQVVLFDTKLETILCVENQFNKERNVGDPIRNIERKFLDEKIYEKKDYAMNYRAFVDENQKLRSATLFIKDENQELQGMLTINYRVTELIDVRERLDRIINGSVFHNADEADQEEQYLESFENPVDGFMNRVVSNIMAEYDVPAERLSPMEKQTITKKLDNKGVFLIKGSIGHVASVLNTSEVTIYRYLSKSE, encoded by the coding sequence ATGTTGGCGCAATATAAACCCATTGTAAAGTTTCTTGCCAAGTTTTTGGGTGAGGATGCACAAGTTGTTTTATTTGATACGAAACTGGAAACAATTCTTTGTGTAGAAAATCAATTTAACAAAGAACGAAATGTTGGTGACCCCATTCGAAACATTGAACGAAAATTTCTTGATGAAAAGATTTACGAAAAAAAGGATTATGCAATGAATTATCGCGCATTCGTTGACGAGAACCAAAAATTACGGAGCGCCACTTTGTTTATTAAGGATGAAAATCAGGAATTACAGGGAATGCTGACCATCAATTACCGGGTAACCGAATTAATTGATGTGCGAGAAAGGCTGGATCGAATTATAAATGGAAGTGTCTTTCACAATGCAGATGAAGCGGACCAGGAAGAGCAGTATTTAGAGAGTTTTGAAAATCCGGTTGATGGCTTTATGAACCGGGTGGTTTCGAATATTATGGCGGAATACGATGTGCCAGCGGAGCGTTTGTCTCCAATGGAGAAACAGACCATCACCAAGAAGCTCGACAACAAAGGCGTGTTTTTGATCAAGGGTTCCATCGGCCATGTTGCGAGCGTCTTAAATACATCTGAGGTGACGATATACCGATACTTGAGTAAGTCGGAGTAG
- a CDS encoding amidohydrolase, translating into MKQILIENGKVITMSDQGILDGGQVLVVDGKIEAVGKNLQVSKDVQRIDAQGGIIMPGLIDAHCHVGIFETGIGFPGDDGNETSNPITPEIQAIDGVNFLDPEFERAARGGITTVATGPGSANPIAGQFMALKTAGKTYGDRIIKSPLAMKFAFGENPKNVYGKNGKAPVTRMATAALIREYLINARAYAKREAEGASQEFDLKLAALAKVIRGEMPVKAHCHRVDDILTALRIADEFQLDMSLEHGSEGYLIPQEMAKVNRPIILGPFLGFPHKPEAVNVHPKSAAILANAGVKIAIMTDLPAMHLETLPTVVGACMKEGLSEEDAYLSVTRNAAEILKLDDRIGSLQAGKDADIVIFNGHPFRDALSTCVMTMIDGEVIYSS; encoded by the coding sequence ATGAAGCAGATTTTAATAGAAAATGGAAAGGTGATAACCATGTCTGACCAAGGCATTTTGGATGGTGGCCAGGTTTTGGTTGTTGATGGCAAAATTGAGGCGGTTGGAAAAAATCTACAGGTGTCAAAAGACGTTCAACGAATAGACGCCCAGGGCGGAATCATCATGCCGGGCTTGATCGATGCCCATTGTCATGTTGGCATCTTTGAAACAGGTATTGGATTTCCCGGCGATGACGGCAATGAGACCAGCAACCCCATTACACCAGAGATTCAAGCAATCGATGGGGTGAATTTCTTGGATCCAGAGTTTGAACGGGCAGCACGGGGGGGCATTACCACCGTTGCTACGGGCCCGGGAAGTGCCAATCCCATTGCGGGTCAGTTTATGGCCCTAAAAACCGCAGGAAAAACCTATGGAGACCGAATTATCAAATCTCCTTTAGCCATGAAATTTGCCTTTGGAGAAAATCCAAAGAACGTATATGGAAAAAACGGTAAAGCACCTGTTACACGGATGGCGACGGCGGCCCTCATTCGGGAGTATTTGATCAATGCGCGGGCGTATGCAAAAAGAGAAGCCGAGGGTGCAAGTCAAGAATTCGACTTAAAGCTGGCTGCTCTAGCAAAAGTCATTCGGGGAGAAATGCCAGTGAAAGCCCATTGCCATCGGGTGGATGATATTTTAACCGCCCTTCGAATTGCTGATGAGTTTCAATTGGACATGTCTTTGGAACATGGGTCGGAAGGCTACTTGATTCCCCAAGAAATGGCCAAAGTCAATCGGCCCATCATCTTGGGACCCTTTTTGGGTTTCCCGCATAAACCGGAAGCCGTGAATGTGCATCCAAAAAGCGCAGCCATTTTGGCCAATGCCGGGGTCAAGATTGCCATTATGACGGATCTGCCAGCCATGCATTTAGAGACCTTGCCAACGGTGGTGGGTGCCTGTATGAAGGAAGGCTTATCTGAAGAAGATGCCTATTTAAGTGTGACAAGAAATGCGGCAGAAATTTTGAAACTGGATGACCGGATTGGCAGTTTGCAAGCGGGTAAAGATGCCGATATCGTCATATTCAATGGACACCCTTTTCGGGATGCACTTAGTACATGTGTTATGACCATGATCGATGGAGAGGTTATTTATTCAAGTTAA